The Methanomicrobiales archaeon HGW-Methanomicrobiales-1 genome includes a region encoding these proteins:
- a CDS encoding MBL fold metallo-hydrolase, producing MKVTFLGTNGWFDTAAGNTVSVLVQSEEYDIIFDAGNGIAKVDRYITQKKPVYLFLSHLHIDHIAGLHTLVKFRLKGGLHVFTQKGSMTDLNTFVRDPYTVPFSGLPYKAEITELAEGRHFLPFTVECRPLVHPAPCFGYRLEIDGKVITYCTDTGVCDNAIALGRDADLLITECGLKPGEESPGWPHLNPENAIHIAQQAHAKQLALMHFGAEVYKTVDERLALKQRYEKEWPGLIIGIDDLTIEV from the coding sequence ATGAAGGTCACATTCCTCGGTACCAATGGCTGGTTTGATACCGCAGCCGGCAATACGGTCTCCGTGCTTGTCCAGTCAGAAGAGTATGATATCATCTTCGATGCGGGGAATGGGATTGCAAAAGTGGACCGGTATATCACCCAGAAAAAACCGGTGTACCTCTTCCTCAGTCACCTCCATATCGACCACATTGCCGGGCTGCACACGCTCGTCAAATTCCGGTTGAAAGGAGGCCTGCATGTCTTCACCCAGAAGGGAAGCATGACCGATCTCAATACCTTTGTCCGGGACCCCTACACCGTGCCGTTTTCCGGTCTTCCCTACAAGGCAGAGATCACTGAACTGGCTGAGGGCAGGCATTTCCTGCCATTTACCGTGGAGTGCCGCCCGCTCGTTCACCCGGCCCCCTGTTTCGGGTACCGGCTGGAGATTGATGGAAAGGTGATCACCTACTGCACCGATACCGGCGTCTGCGACAATGCCATTGCCCTCGGGCGGGATGCGGATCTCCTTATCACCGAATGCGGGCTCAAACCCGGCGAGGAAAGCCCGGGGTGGCCGCACCTCAATCCGGAGAACGCGATCCATATCGCACAACAGGCGCACGCAAAGCAGCTTGCCCTCATGCATTTCGGTGCGGAAGTGTACAAGACAGTGGACGAGCGGCTCGCCCTGAAGCAGCGGTACGAAAAAGAATGGCCGGGCCTGATTATTGGGATAGATGACCTGACAATTGAGGTATAA
- a CDS encoding flavodoxin family protein produces MEPVRELLRSREIGDDASRLSLTLHREDFSAVYPGMIRYTLAVSSNDKIRAVFRTNSFEYSPLVPLKAETVAFQAADDWEQQLRANPDLFFQDHRPESPRHPRASSPDLVVIQGSPRGDGNCGILAGWAAGAAHGLGKTVQVIYPHDMSIHCCIGCYQCYNTGACVFDDDMEEIISAIRATSLLVVCSPVYTNTVPAGLKLVIDRCQAYHAERVLYGGKQGQKGLIFSVAGRKGEENFTCITRVISPFLRNLDIEPAGEVLIDHVDAVKDIRTIPGLECNVKEKITRLFE; encoded by the coding sequence ATGGAACCGGTGCGTGAACTCCTGCGCAGCAGGGAGATTGGTGACGATGCCAGTCGCCTGTCGCTTACCCTGCACCGCGAGGATTTTTCCGCCGTATATCCCGGCATGATACGATATACGCTGGCCGTTTCATCCAACGATAAGATCCGCGCCGTATTCCGGACCAATTCGTTTGAGTACTCGCCCCTGGTCCCCTTGAAAGCAGAGACGGTTGCCTTCCAGGCCGCCGACGACTGGGAACAGCAACTCCGTGCCAACCCCGATCTTTTTTTCCAGGATCACCGGCCCGAGTCCCCCCGGCATCCGCGTGCCTCCTCGCCCGATCTGGTCGTGATCCAGGGAAGCCCCCGTGGGGACGGGAACTGCGGCATCCTTGCCGGCTGGGCAGCCGGGGCTGCGCACGGGCTGGGTAAAACGGTGCAGGTCATCTACCCGCATGACATGAGCATCCACTGCTGCATCGGGTGTTACCAGTGCTACAATACCGGCGCGTGCGTCTTTGATGATGACATGGAAGAGATCATCAGCGCAATCCGGGCAACATCACTTCTCGTTGTCTGCTCCCCGGTCTATACCAATACCGTGCCCGCCGGGCTCAAGCTGGTCATCGACCGCTGCCAGGCGTACCATGCAGAGCGGGTGTTATACGGCGGGAAGCAGGGACAGAAAGGATTGATCTTCTCCGTTGCCGGAAGAAAGGGAGAGGAAAATTTTACCTGCATCACCCGCGTGATTTCTCCGTTCCTGCGGAACCTGGATATTGAACCGGCTGGGGAAGTGCTCATCGACCACGTAGATGCAGTGAAGGATATCAGGACTATTCCCGGGCTGGAGTGCAATGTTAAGGAAAAAATCACCCGGCTCTTCGAATAA
- a CDS encoding endonuclease, which produces MVRVGVHVSMAGSLDLAVDRAMDAGCDVFQQFSRNPRGWGFKPLTDEDCEAYRAKIKTTGLLPVDHMPYLPNLASPKPEVYEKSITSLTEELDRCGKLGIPYLVTHLGHHLGDGIAGGRARVIKAINTSLSASGNSVMLLLENTAGEKNSVGSSFEHIRGIMDGIDTPARVGICFDTCHAFAAGYELRTDEGIAETVAQFDELLGIKNLKVVHLNDTKADRNSGLDRHEHIGMGFIGEDGFRRILHHPAFKDLPLVCETPVDDRRDDRGNIARVRELAG; this is translated from the coding sequence ATGGTACGTGTCGGTGTTCATGTTTCAATGGCTGGCTCGCTCGATCTCGCAGTGGACCGGGCAATGGATGCCGGCTGCGATGTCTTCCAGCAGTTCTCAAGAAACCCGCGGGGATGGGGATTCAAACCCTTGACTGATGAAGATTGCGAAGCGTACCGGGCCAAAATTAAAACAACCGGTCTCCTCCCGGTCGACCACATGCCCTATCTCCCGAACCTTGCCTCCCCGAAACCGGAGGTTTACGAAAAATCCATCACCTCCTTAACCGAGGAACTTGACCGGTGCGGGAAACTGGGAATTCCCTATCTTGTCACGCATCTCGGGCACCACCTCGGGGACGGGATTGCCGGTGGGAGAGCGCGGGTAATCAAAGCGATCAATACCTCCCTTTCCGCTTCGGGTAATTCCGTGATGCTGCTCCTTGAGAACACCGCGGGCGAGAAGAACAGTGTCGGGAGCAGTTTCGAGCATATCCGGGGTATCATGGACGGAATCGATACCCCCGCCCGCGTGGGCATCTGCTTTGACACCTGCCATGCGTTTGCCGCAGGCTACGAACTGAGGACTGATGAGGGCATCGCAGAGACGGTGGCACAATTCGATGAATTACTCGGTATAAAGAACCTCAAAGTTGTGCACTTGAACGACACGAAAGCCGACCGGAACAGCGGTCTTGACCGGCACGAGCATATCGGCATGGGTTTTATCGGGGAGGACGGGTTCCGGCGCATCCTCCACCACCCGGCCTTTAAGGACCTGCCCCTCGTCTGCGAGACACCGGTCGATGACCGGCGGGATGATCGGGGGAATATTGCCAGGGTACGGGAACTGGCCGGTTAA
- a CDS encoding endonuclease encodes MPLEDLLIPIIISLVLGFALGYYFVKAQITAIEGKYRADLETWKMEAAGEIRKDSVNRSRSTLKGKIAEQMAPILPEFPFNPADARFIGSPIDYIIFDGLTEVADEKSKDIRIVFMDVKHGTGTLTRTQRVIRNAVENKAVSWQTMKIADS; translated from the coding sequence ATGCCGCTAGAGGATCTTCTCATCCCCATCATCATCTCGCTTGTTCTCGGTTTTGCGCTCGGGTATTATTTTGTAAAAGCGCAGATCACCGCAATTGAGGGAAAATACCGGGCAGACCTCGAGACGTGGAAGATGGAGGCGGCCGGAGAGATACGGAAAGATTCAGTGAACCGGTCGCGCTCCACGCTCAAGGGAAAGATCGCAGAGCAGATGGCACCGATATTACCGGAGTTCCCGTTCAATCCTGCGGATGCCCGGTTTATCGGGTCTCCCATTGATTACATTATCTTTGATGGCCTGACCGAAGTCGCCGATGAAAAGAGTAAAGACATACGGATCGTGTTCATGGATGTGAAACACGGTACGGGAACCCTCACGCGGACACAGCGGGTGATCCGCAATGCCGTTGAGAACAAAGCGGTTTCATGGCAGACGATGAAGATAGCAGATTCATAA
- a CDS encoding aldo/keto reductase: protein MLYRTVPKNGDKLSILGFGCMRLPMKKGGGIDEERAIRQIRYAIDHGVNYVDTAPIYHFGKSEPILGRALTDGYREKVRLATKLPPWSVFSRADMDRILAEQLEIFNTDHIDYYLLHSLGKDSWEKLVRLGVLEFLDTAKKDGRIKNAGFSIHSNTETFREIIDAYNWDFCQIQFNYLDEHNQVGIEGLKYAASKKIAVMVMEPLRGGNLAGHVPDDVQKIWDEAPIKRNAAEWGLRWVWNHPEVTVVLSGMNEEAHIEENLRVAETALPGSITEADLAVLEEARQTYRRLMKVDCTGCRYCMPCPAGVNIPECFAFYNNTAFFPHSRENKFLYIGRLGGIMGDTPSYAGLCKHCGKCERICPQHIPIQQRLEEVSAVMEGRGMVAKRFAMKAVMGGAMWLMGMGGRVKRAVVGRK from the coding sequence ATGCTCTACCGCACTGTCCCAAAAAACGGCGATAAACTTTCCATCCTTGGCTTTGGCTGTATGCGACTGCCGATGAAAAAAGGCGGCGGCATTGATGAAGAACGGGCAATCCGGCAGATCCGGTACGCGATCGATCACGGCGTCAACTATGTCGATACCGCGCCTATCTACCATTTCGGCAAGAGCGAGCCGATCCTCGGTCGGGCGCTTACCGACGGTTACCGGGAGAAAGTCCGGCTCGCTACCAAACTCCCGCCCTGGTCGGTCTTTTCCCGGGCTGACATGGACCGCATTCTCGCGGAACAACTGGAGATATTCAACACCGATCATATCGATTACTACCTGCTCCACAGTCTCGGCAAGGACTCGTGGGAAAAACTCGTGCGGCTCGGCGTGCTCGAATTTCTCGATACCGCAAAAAAAGATGGCCGGATAAAAAATGCCGGGTTTTCGATTCACAGCAACACGGAGACATTCAGGGAGATCATCGATGCGTACAACTGGGACTTCTGCCAGATCCAGTTCAATTACCTCGATGAGCACAACCAGGTCGGGATCGAGGGACTGAAGTACGCGGCATCAAAGAAGATTGCCGTCATGGTGATGGAACCGCTGCGGGGCGGGAACCTTGCCGGCCATGTGCCGGATGATGTGCAGAAGATCTGGGATGAGGCACCCATTAAGCGGAACGCTGCGGAGTGGGGATTGCGCTGGGTCTGGAACCATCCGGAAGTCACGGTCGTCCTCTCGGGCATGAACGAGGAGGCCCATATCGAAGAGAACCTGCGGGTGGCAGAGACCGCGTTGCCGGGTTCGATCACCGAAGCCGACCTCGCGGTGCTCGAAGAGGCCCGCCAGACCTACCGGCGGTTAATGAAGGTGGACTGTACCGGCTGCCGCTACTGTATGCCCTGCCCGGCGGGCGTCAACATCCCGGAGTGCTTTGCGTTCTACAACAACACCGCGTTCTTCCCGCACAGCCGGGAGAACAAGTTTCTCTACATCGGCCGTCTCGGCGGGATAATGGGGGATACCCCTTCCTATGCCGGGCTGTGTAAGCACTGCGGGAAATGCGAACGGATCTGCCCGCAGCATATTCCCATCCAGCAGCGTCTCGAAGAAGTCTCGGCTGTCATGGAAGGCAGGGGTATGGTTGCCAAGCGGTTTGCGATGAAAGCGGTGATGGGCGGGGCGATGTGGTTGATGGGAATGGGGGGACGGGTTAAGCGGGCGGTGGTGGGGAGGAAGTAG
- a CDS encoding ATP-dependent RNA helicase, whose product MNTRIQFSDFNLSKEIGKAIEDMGFEEPSPIQALAIPLIQAGRDVTAQAQTGTGKTAAFGIPVIGKIDPSKRVVQAIVLCPTRELCIQIAEEFSHLLAHLPKIFVLPVYGGQPIDRQLRALHSGVHIVIGTPGRVMDHLDRRTLVLHDVHTVVLDEADQMLDMGFRDDIELILKKVPQDRQTLLFSATLPQPIIDISKRFMNKPEFVKVQYAELTVPKIEQSYIEVKEREKIDILCRLIDIADPHLTIIFCNTKRRAEELAGKIKARGYRAEELHGDMKQSQRDRVMQGFRKGSIEILIATDVAARGIDVDDVDMVINFDIPQDVEYYVHRIGRTGRAGKSGKAITFVSPKDFNKLREIQHYAKVQIPRIPVPSQSDVAETRTKAVLEAVRETIVAGGLETFIRVIEKETEGDLNTVDIAAALLKMQMEERLEAPTEKREDMNFADTGAEVGMVRFFLAVGKQHKVAPKDIVGAIAGETGIPGKAIGAIRILDSYSFVEIPKENATEVYTIMKDRTIRNQPTGIEPAAGKRAY is encoded by the coding sequence ATGAATACTCGTATACAGTTCTCCGATTTCAACCTCTCAAAGGAGATCGGAAAAGCCATTGAAGATATGGGCTTCGAAGAGCCCTCGCCTATCCAGGCACTCGCCATTCCTCTCATACAGGCCGGGCGTGACGTAACCGCCCAGGCACAGACCGGGACCGGCAAAACTGCCGCATTTGGGATTCCTGTTATCGGAAAGATCGATCCATCCAAACGTGTAGTCCAGGCCATTGTGCTCTGTCCCACCCGTGAACTTTGTATCCAGATCGCAGAGGAGTTCTCACATCTCCTCGCGCATCTCCCGAAGATCTTCGTTCTTCCGGTGTATGGCGGCCAGCCTATCGACCGGCAGCTCCGGGCACTCCATTCAGGAGTCCACATCGTGATCGGCACCCCCGGGCGTGTCATGGACCACCTTGACCGCAGGACGCTCGTCCTCCATGATGTTCATACCGTTGTACTCGATGAAGCCGACCAGATGCTCGACATGGGATTCCGGGATGATATCGAACTTATCCTCAAGAAAGTCCCGCAGGATCGCCAGACCCTGCTCTTCTCGGCAACCCTTCCCCAGCCAATCATTGACATCTCGAAGCGGTTCATGAACAAACCCGAGTTTGTCAAGGTCCAGTACGCTGAACTAACGGTGCCGAAGATCGAGCAGAGTTACATCGAGGTCAAGGAACGCGAGAAGATCGATATTCTTTGCCGGTTAATCGATATCGCCGATCCGCACCTGACTATCATCTTCTGCAACACCAAGCGCCGGGCAGAAGAACTTGCCGGCAAGATCAAGGCCCGGGGCTACCGGGCAGAAGAGCTGCACGGTGACATGAAACAGTCCCAGCGCGACCGCGTTATGCAGGGATTCAGGAAAGGCTCCATCGAGATCCTGATTGCAACCGATGTTGCTGCACGCGGGATCGATGTCGATGACGTCGACATGGTGATCAACTTTGACATCCCGCAGGATGTGGAGTACTATGTCCACCGTATTGGCAGGACCGGGCGCGCAGGCAAGAGCGGCAAGGCAATCACCTTTGTCTCGCCCAAGGACTTCAACAAGCTCCGCGAGATCCAGCACTATGCAAAGGTCCAGATACCCCGCATCCCCGTTCCCTCGCAGAGCGATGTGGCAGAGACCAGGACCAAGGCAGTGCTCGAAGCAGTGCGCGAGACCATTGTGGCAGGAGGTCTCGAGACCTTCATCCGTGTCATCGAAAAGGAGACCGAAGGAGATCTCAACACCGTTGACATCGCCGCTGCACTCTTAAAGATGCAGATGGAAGAGCGCCTCGAGGCCCCGACAGAGAAACGCGAAGATATGAACTTTGCCGACACCGGCGCAGAAGTCGGCATGGTCAGGTTCTTTTTGGCGGTCGGAAAGCAGCACAAGGTTGCCCCAAAAGACATTGTCGGCGCCATTGCCGGTGAGACTGGCATTCCCGGAAAAGCGATCGGTGCGATCCGGATCCTTGACTCCTACTCCTTTGTCGAGATCCCCAAGGAAAACGCTACCGAAGTCTATACCATTATGAAAGATCGGACCATTCGCAACCAGCCAACCGGTATCGAGCCGGCAGCGGGTAAGAGAGCGTACTAA
- a CDS encoding flavodoxin family protein yields MKVVAFSGSARKDANTAILVDTVFDELKKAGIETELVQLAGKKIRGCTACMKCFENQDKRCAVKGDVVNECIEKMLDADGIILASPTYFSDVSSEMKALIDRAGFVAKANQDMFRRKVGAGVIAVRRCGGIHAFDTLNHFFFINQMMVPGSSYWNVGIGLAPGDVNGDDEGIMTMKTLGINMAWLMKKLEE; encoded by the coding sequence ATGAAAGTTGTAGCATTCAGTGGCAGTGCGCGAAAAGACGCAAACACGGCAATCCTTGTCGATACGGTGTTTGATGAACTGAAAAAAGCGGGTATTGAAACCGAACTCGTGCAGCTTGCAGGAAAGAAGATCCGGGGCTGCACTGCCTGCATGAAATGTTTTGAGAACCAGGACAAGCGGTGCGCAGTAAAAGGGGACGTAGTCAATGAATGCATTGAGAAGATGCTCGATGCAGACGGGATCATCCTTGCATCCCCCACCTATTTTTCCGATGTGTCCTCAGAGATGAAGGCGCTCATTGACCGGGCGGGGTTTGTGGCCAAGGCAAACCAGGACATGTTCCGGAGGAAAGTGGGGGCCGGAGTGATTGCCGTACGCAGGTGCGGGGGTATTCATGCGTTTGATACCCTCAACCACTTCTTCTTCATCAACCAGATGATGGTGCCGGGTTCCTCGTACTGGAATGTCGGCATAGGTCTTGCACCCGGTGATGTGAACGGCGATGATGAAGGTATTATGACCATGAAGACGCTGGGCATCAACATGGCGTGGCTGATGAAGAAGCTGGAAGAATAA
- a CDS encoding TIGR03768 family metallophosphoesterase — protein MHERAVPAIIIIGLLVFMTLAVTVVAAAVPSYPIDSTVKTTADRTVSIAPNVTPRPTLIRPDDVANYTNYGYGSWIYGPPLSYPKRLDIMPAGYTAGSVTHTSKLVHFFTITDIHITDEETPASAIWFGLFGGVSSGYSPVMLLSTQVFDAAIQTINALHLQDPFDFGISLGDAANNNQYNEVRWYIDDLDGKEIDPDSGIIDDPIDGPLNDYQDKFQPAGINSSIKWYQTLGNHDHFYTGFLRQDAYSRQTYTGLDLLNHGNVFGVADGVNSRGMWMGTINGTTRNGTAYGAGFNDSFSTPPQVLAADLNRTSLTTSQWMSEFFNTTTSPVGHGFSQADAATGFACYSFEPKPGIKMIVLDDTQNETDSVDPTSYGYGHGTVDKARYDWLVNELDAGQRDGKLMIIAAHVPIGVLDPSNDASWSNYSYRKEDQIIAKLHTYPNFILWIAGHLHLNQVSAFPSPDSSHPEYGFWEVQTSSLRDYPQMFRMFEIYRNSDSTVSIMITDVDPAVDPAVDPAVGRGSLANLSRSYGVTAQQIFVNQMNPSPNGSYNAELFKTLTAPPAPPSVPPGDGDSRTAPVTTGPAGQASVTIKTNDLGQTIAPYTVQTTTLSPIEVTVDVPQSTKALAADGGHLGEVTVTPLSQEAVTAIAGTTAPAGMVFTAGGLGVECTPAGATFDHPVSITFTMTETQWGAALSQAGGKAEAITIQYYDTTTKSWVSLPTSAATTARSVTATTNHFSLFAVFVKTSTGSVPTQTTYSGETPTPVAVVPTTAAVVTTATPVPVSPPAEPQLPVVTIVAIIAGIAVIIAGALLLRRWWIRRQNPALFRKYD, from the coding sequence ATGCACGAGCGCGCAGTCCCTGCGATAATTATTATAGGTCTTTTGGTATTCATGACTCTCGCCGTGACTGTCGTTGCGGCAGCGGTACCCAGTTATCCAATAGATTCCACCGTAAAAACAACCGCCGACAGGACCGTTAGTATTGCTCCCAATGTCACGCCAAGGCCCACACTTATACGTCCTGATGATGTTGCAAACTATACCAACTATGGTTACGGTAGCTGGATATACGGCCCGCCGCTGAGTTATCCAAAAAGACTGGATATTATGCCAGCCGGATATACCGCCGGTTCCGTGACCCATACGAGCAAACTAGTTCACTTCTTTACCATAACCGATATCCATATTACCGATGAAGAAACTCCTGCATCAGCGATATGGTTTGGCCTCTTCGGCGGTGTTTCTTCGGGATATTCACCGGTTATGCTCCTGTCGACACAGGTTTTCGACGCGGCCATCCAGACAATAAACGCCCTGCACCTGCAGGATCCGTTTGATTTCGGGATCTCGCTTGGCGATGCCGCCAACAACAACCAGTACAATGAAGTGCGATGGTATATTGATGACCTGGATGGGAAGGAGATAGACCCGGATTCCGGTATAATAGATGATCCGATCGATGGGCCACTCAACGATTATCAGGATAAATTCCAGCCAGCCGGAATTAATTCATCGATCAAGTGGTACCAGACGCTCGGCAACCACGATCATTTCTATACGGGTTTCCTGCGACAGGATGCTTATTCCCGACAGACGTATACCGGCCTGGATCTTCTCAACCATGGAAATGTATTTGGCGTCGCTGACGGGGTCAACAGCCGGGGTATGTGGATGGGGACAATAAACGGTACTACCCGCAATGGTACGGCGTATGGTGCCGGCTTTAACGATTCCTTCTCCACCCCGCCGCAGGTACTTGCGGCCGACCTGAACCGCACATCTCTCACAACGTCGCAGTGGATGTCCGAATTTTTTAATACCACAACATCCCCCGTGGGACACGGGTTCAGCCAGGCCGACGCAGCAACAGGGTTTGCCTGCTATTCGTTTGAACCAAAGCCCGGCATCAAGATGATCGTTCTCGACGATACCCAGAACGAGACCGATTCCGTGGATCCCACGTCTTACGGGTATGGACATGGAACAGTTGATAAGGCTCGTTATGACTGGCTGGTAAACGAGCTTGACGCGGGTCAGCGGGACGGCAAGCTCATGATCATCGCTGCGCATGTACCGATAGGTGTATTAGATCCGTCAAATGATGCGAGCTGGAGTAATTATTCGTATCGGAAAGAGGATCAGATAATTGCCAAACTACATACCTACCCGAACTTCATCCTGTGGATCGCGGGACATCTTCATCTGAATCAGGTATCCGCATTTCCATCGCCTGATTCCAGCCATCCCGAATATGGATTCTGGGAGGTCCAGACCTCATCATTACGGGATTATCCCCAGATGTTCCGCATGTTTGAGATTTACCGCAACAGCGACAGTACCGTTTCAATCATGATAACGGACGTCGATCCCGCAGTTGATCCGGCGGTTGATCCGGCGGTTGGTAGAGGGTCGCTTGCCAATCTGTCGCGTTCGTATGGTGTCACCGCTCAGCAGATCTTCGTCAATCAGATGAACCCATCACCGAATGGTTCATACAATGCAGAACTTTTCAAAACATTAACTGCTCCTCCAGCTCCACCATCGGTACCTCCGGGTGACGGTGACTCCAGAACGGCCCCTGTCACCACCGGCCCCGCCGGGCAGGCAAGCGTAACCATAAAGACCAATGATCTTGGCCAGACCATCGCGCCTTACACCGTCCAGACAACAACACTATCTCCAATCGAGGTGACGGTCGACGTCCCGCAGTCAACAAAAGCCCTTGCAGCTGATGGAGGGCATTTAGGCGAAGTAACGGTAACCCCTCTCTCGCAGGAGGCAGTTACCGCAATCGCCGGGACAACCGCACCGGCAGGCATGGTCTTCACGGCAGGAGGCCTCGGGGTTGAATGTACGCCAGCAGGAGCAACTTTCGATCACCCGGTTTCCATCACGTTTACCATGACTGAGACCCAGTGGGGTGCCGCTCTTTCACAGGCAGGAGGAAAAGCTGAGGCGATAACGATCCAGTATTACGATACCACAACAAAATCCTGGGTATCTCTCCCGACATCCGCTGCAACCACAGCCCGCTCCGTTACTGCTACAACGAACCATTTCAGCCTCTTTGCGGTATTTGTAAAGACCTCCACCGGCTCTGTACCCACACAGACCACCTATTCCGGGGAGACACCGACACCGGTCGCGGTGGTTCCCACAACGGCAGCAGTCGTCACCACCGCAACTCCCGTTCCCGTATCCCCGCCAGCCGAGCCCCAGCTGCCGGTTGTGACGATTGTCGCCATCATCGCAGGGATCGCAGTCATCATCGCGGGAGCCCTGCTCCTGAGACGCTGGTGGATACGCAGGCAGAACCCTGCTTTGTTCCGAAAGTACGACTGA
- a CDS encoding Fe-S oxidoreductase: MMPIPLRIAALTMERCSLLDFPVERLAEIIRDIKFRCTSCAKCCTREFNGHVFLLDRDVTAVKAIEPDALEPAPSPEFCDQNGTFYVSGYALRTKDDDHGSCWFLENGKCRIYENRFAICRVYPYMLHREPDEQGVVDWRQFSGLDQHGEYDATIPDEESLALARETKEYENAFLTQEIQFLEYMQHYFARHHLRHVQKIYDDKLRGFLKGDEITVKVYYDGALEEHRIVNG, from the coding sequence ATGATGCCCATTCCTTTACGTATCGCTGCCCTGACGATGGAGCGTTGCAGCCTCCTTGATTTCCCCGTTGAGCGTCTCGCAGAAATAATACGGGATATCAAATTCCGCTGTACTTCCTGCGCAAAATGCTGCACGCGGGAGTTCAACGGGCATGTCTTCCTGTTAGACCGGGATGTGACGGCAGTAAAAGCCATTGAACCCGATGCGCTGGAACCCGCCCCGTCGCCGGAGTTCTGCGACCAGAACGGGACGTTTTACGTCTCCGGGTATGCCCTGCGGACAAAGGACGACGATCACGGTTCCTGCTGGTTTTTGGAAAATGGCAAATGCCGCATCTACGAGAACCGCTTTGCCATCTGCCGCGTGTACCCGTACATGCTCCACCGCGAACCCGATGAACAGGGCGTCGTGGACTGGCGGCAGTTCTCCGGGCTTGACCAGCACGGGGAATATGATGCCACCATCCCTGACGAAGAAAGCCTGGCGCTCGCCCGCGAGACCAAGGAATACGAGAACGCGTTTCTCACGCAGGAGATCCAGTTCCTCGAATACATGCAGCACTATTTCGCCCGCCACCATCTCCGCCACGTGCAGAAGATTTATGACGACAAGTTGAGGGGATTTTTGAAAGGCGATGAGATCACTGTCAAAGTCTATTATGACGGGGCTCTCGAAGAGCACCGGATCGTAAACGGTTAA